From the genome of Syntrophorhabdaceae bacterium:
ATTAGAGCCTCTGCAGGAGGTAAAATATGGGGAACTTCATGATGGTCTATGACCATGACCGACATACCCAGTTCATTGGCAAGCCTTATCTCTTCCTGATTTGAAGAACCGCAGTCAAGACAAATGATCAGCTCTATACCTTCTTTTTTTAATCTTTTAACTGCCTCTATATTAAGACCATAGCCCTCTCTTCTGTCGGGAATATATACAGAGGGCTGCTGATTTATGTGCCTTAGAAAATTATACATGAGGGCACAGGATGTTATGCCGTCTGAATCATAATCGCCAAAGAGACAGATCTTGCCTTTTTTCTTTATAGTTTCGAGAAGCACGTGGATACCTTTTTCTACATCAGGGATTAGAAAAGGGTCTGATAGGTCTGTTAGCTTGGGAAAAAGGAATGTCTCTGCCTCCTCTGGGGTGGAGAAGCCCCTGGCAGCAAGGATACGGGCAATGATATGTGGGATGCCGAGACCTTGAACTAAGTCATTTATGAGGATGTCATGGTTATGGTCATATTTTTCTTTAATTTTTTTCATGTCTTACCAAAATTATTATGGCCTTAAACACCCTCTGCCTTTCCTATAATGTCTCCTATAGCACTAATGTTGTTCTTATTAAGGAATACTTCACAATCCTTTATGACCTTTGGAATAGTAAAAGGATCCACAAATGTGGCGGTCCCAATCTGAACAGCCGTTGCCCCTGCCATGAGAAAGGCAATACAGTCTTCGTATTCCATAATGCCTCCTGCCCCTATTATGGGTAAAGGAACCTTTTTCCTGCATTCATAGATTGCCTTCAGTGCCATAGGTTTTAAGGAAGGGCCTGAAAGACCTCCTTTTATGGCAAAGGTTTTTCTATTTATATCTACATATACACCGGGCATGGTGTTGATAAGTGTCAGGCCGTCTGCACCACCATCATATGCAGCAATAGCTATATCAGAGATACTGTTTACCTCAGGAGAAAGTTTTGCTATAACAGGGAGTTTTGTAACAGCCTTTATCCTACTGATAAGTTTTCTCACTGTCTTTGGCTCCTTTCCAAAGCCAATACCACCTGCCTTGATATTTGGGCAGGATAGATTCATCTCAATCCCAACTATGAGTTCATGAGGTATGATGTTTCTTGCGCACTCCACATATTCATCCTCTGTAAAGCCAAAGAAATTCACTATAACAGGCATCTGTTTTTTTTCAAAAAAAGGCATATAGTCCCTGAAAAAAGCCTCTATGCCTATGTTCTGAAGGCCTATACTATTTATCAGACCGCCTGTTACCTCATAGACCCTTGGCGTAGGATTTCCATGATGTGGCTTCAAGGAAAGGCCCTTTGTTACATAGGCACCCATGGTCTCTATGTTCCATAGCGATTCTATCTCTACACCATAGCCGAATGTCCCCGATGCATTCATAACAGGATTTTTTAAAACCCTACCAAAAAGCCTTATAGACAAATCTGCCATATATGGAATACAGGCCCCTCCCTGCAGACCCTTTTATACGGTTCTTTTTCGTCCAGCGTCCTTTTTACACATCCAAAACATAGCCCCAAGCCACATGCCATCCTCTCTTCAAGAAGGACCTGACATGGAATCCTGTCTTTTTCCAGGACATCCCTGAGGCTTTTTATCATGCCTTCAGGACCACATGCATAGACCTGAATATCCTGTATATTATTATGATTTTCCAGATAGCCTCTCAACATGTCTGTTATATTACCTTTAAAACCAAAAGAGCCATCTAAGGTAGATATGTGTATACCCTTTAAATACAATCTCTCTGTTAGAACCACTTCTTTGTGGTCTGCGCAGCCAAAGAATAAACAGGCTCGATTTTTTAATCTTTCTAAAAGCATATGCACACCTGCAATACCTATGCCCCCGGCAACTACAAGGTTTTCTCCACTGGTTTTTATATGGAAGCCCTTACCTAAAGGGCCTAAAACATAGGTTATATCTCCCTTGATTGCCTTGGCAAGATCCATTGTCCCCTTTCCTTTTAACTTATACATGATGGTCATTACACCCCTTCTATAGGCATATATACTGAAGGGTCTTCTGAGAAACACACTGCTTTTAGGGATCTTTAGCATTACAAATTGACCAGGAACTACCTTTCCTAAGGGTTTTGAAAGTTTAAGCCTTAAGAGGAAATAATCCTTTATTATATTTTCGTTTGTTAAAATCCTTGCCTCTATATCATCCATAGCATTCACTTAATTGACAGATGCATTATAAGGGCATCTTCGTTTGTATCTGAATAATACCTTCTTCTCCTGCCTACAATGTTAAAGTCAAATCTCCTGTATAGGTTGATGGCCTGGAAGTTTTTTTCCCTTACCTCGAGGAAAAAGTCTGTAACGCCTGTTTTTTTGTAATAATCTATAGCATATAATAATAACCTATGGCCATAGCCTTTTTTTCTATATTCAGGTCTTATGGCAAAATTTGTTATATGTGCCTCATCGAGAACAGAATAGAGCATGATATAACCTATAATCTTGTTATGCCACTCCATGACAAAGTTTTTATTAATGGGAGATGACATGGATCCCAAAAACATGTTTGCTGTCCAGGGAGTTATGAAGGACAGCCTCTCTATCTCCAGGATATCCTTTATATCTTTTTTCCCCATCTCCCTTATGAGGACTAAATCTATGTCATCATGGATGGAAGGCATTTTTTCACACATACTTTGCATCTTTATAAATTTTCCATAATCTTCAAGTCTTCTGTGATGTTGATATTTATAAATACCGGCATATGGTTTTTTTGAAATATCGGACTATCATCTATGACCTTAACGTTCACATAGGGAAAGATGGAGGATATCTTAAACTCTCTCCTCTCGATTAAACTAAGCATATAGGGTATGCATGTCCTGTTGTATATGGCATGGAGTGGTTCATAACCCTTTTCTGTCCTGGGAATGATGATGTCCTCACCTTGAGCATTTTCCATTAAATATAAAATCCCTTCCCTGGAGAGGTTGGGCATATCGCAGGCCACTACAAATACATAGGGGTTTTGGGTATGGATTAGGGCAGATGCAATGCCTGTCAGGGTGCTCTGGATGGGGACAATGT
Proteins encoded in this window:
- the rimI gene encoding ribosomal protein S18-alanine N-acetyltransferase yields the protein MCEKMPSIHDDIDLVLIREMGKKDIKDILEIERLSFITPWTANMFLGSMSSPINKNFVMEWHNKIIGYIMLYSVLDEAHITNFAIRPEYRKKGYGHRLLLYAIDYYKKTGVTDFFLEVREKNFQAINLYRRFDFNIVGRRRRYYSDTNEDALIMHLSIK
- a CDS encoding dihydroorotate dehydrogenase; its protein translation is MADLSIRLFGRVLKNPVMNASGTFGYGVEIESLWNIETMGAYVTKGLSLKPHHGNPTPRVYEVTGGLINSIGLQNIGIEAFFRDYMPFFEKKQMPVIVNFFGFTEDEYVECARNIIPHELIVGIEMNLSCPNIKAGGIGFGKEPKTVRKLISRIKAVTKLPVIAKLSPEVNSISDIAIAAYDGGADGLTLINTMPGVYVDINRKTFAIKGGLSGPSLKPMALKAIYECRKKVPLPIIGAGGIMEYEDCIAFLMAGATAVQIGTATFVDPFTIPKVIKDCEVFLNKNNISAIGDIIGKAEGV
- a CDS encoding molybdenum cofactor guanylyltransferase, which encodes MKFTCAILAGGASVRMGRDKATLLVKDRPLISYVYDKVKDVFEDIIILSNNSYVLNGIHVPVIKDIVPIQSTLTGIASALIHTQNPYVFVVACDMPNLSREGILYLMENAQGEDIIIPRTEKGYEPLHAIYNRTCIPYMLSLIERREFKISSIFPYVNVKVIDDSPIFQKNHMPVFININITEDLKIMENL
- a CDS encoding dihydroorotate dehydrogenase electron transfer subunit, with protein sequence MDDIEARILTNENIIKDYFLLRLKLSKPLGKVVPGQFVMLKIPKSSVFLRRPFSIYAYRRGVMTIMYKLKGKGTMDLAKAIKGDITYVLGPLGKGFHIKTSGENLVVAGGIGIAGVHMLLERLKNRACLFFGCADHKEVVLTERLYLKGIHISTLDGSFGFKGNITDMLRGYLENHNNIQDIQVYACGPEGMIKSLRDVLEKDRIPCQVLLEERMACGLGLCFGCVKRTLDEKEPYKRVCREGPVFHIWQICL